The window AAATGGAAAATTGAAAGAAAAAGCACAGAAATTTTTATTACAATATTTTCCAAATCAAAATAAATATGCAGATACACGTATTTACGCACTAAGAAAGGTTGAACGGTTGAGTGATTTACAATTAGATTTCCTTAAAAAAGGGTTTATAAATGGCAAAATGCAGTTAAGATATGACGCTTCTTACACATTCCAAAGACACATAAAAGACAATCGTGTTTTTAGCTTTTTAAAAGATATTATTTTAAACTGTTCAAACCCTGATATTTTAGCATTTGCAATTAATGGCATAATCTCAGACGACATTGAAGAACAAGAAAGAGATAAACTGTTAAACTCTATTGATATTAAAGTCTCAATAGTTCAACTCTACCTTTATAAGCATAAGATTTTTTCAAAAAAGCACTCTCAAGAGGACTTACAGTCAATATTACAAGTTATAAATCAAATACCTTATCAATTAGGCAAAGAAGCTATTAAACTATTAATAGATGGGTTTAATGACAATAATTTTCTAAAAGAGGTACTATTGGACTCTGTCCGTAGAAACAGTTCTTATAGAGAAAATCAAATCTCAATTGATAGGGGTATTGCCTGGAACGTGCTTTTTCACTCATTCAATAAAGACTTAGATGTAATTAACACTCTTAAATCTGAATTTGAGAATTATGAATACTCTTTTTCTTTTGATGAATACGAAATGTTTCAACATCTAGATTATTACTTCAATGATAATGAAATACTAATTCCTGTTGTTGAAAAATGGTTGAACAAGGATTTCCCAAAGTACAATTATATAAGTCCTGAAGCTGCATTTGCAAGTATTTTTGTTCATACTGAAAACATAAAAAAAAGACTTCTTCAAAAACTGCCCAAGATAAGAACTGCTCCTCATTGGAATGTTAAAGCACTTTTAGATGGGTGGAAAGGAGATAAAAAAATAATAGAAAAACTTAAAAAGTACTTTAGAACTATTGATAAAAATACAGCCTCATATTCTGCTCACTTAATTTATAGAGTTTTTGATAGTAGTGAAAAAGAAGAAGCTATTAAATTGCTTGAAGAAATTTTATTTGATAAACAAGTAATTCACAGAGAAAGAGCTATTGACTCACTTATTAGAATTGATAAAAGGTATTTTGAAACAAACATCTTGGAAAAACTTATTGATGAATTTGATTCTTTGTCTAAAGATATTTGGAATCAATACTACTATGCTCTTGATGTGGTTATAGAGCATTTTCACTCAAATGAAACCGTGAGAAGATATATTTTGGAAAGAATAGAAAACGATAATAGTCTGTATGTTATATCTCTTCAATATTTCCCTGAACTGATTTCAAATGAAGATAAATTGTTAAAGCAGTCAATTCCTTTATCAGTAGAGTTTAGGTTGTTGATTATAGAATCCTTTACCGACTTATCAATATTACCAAAAGAAGTTGAAAGAGTTCTAAGTGAATTCGGAGCAGAGAAAGAAGAAGAAGTTATGGCTGACATGGCAGTTTGCTTATTCAATCATATCAAAAAAAGTAACGTAAATAAGATTATAGATTTAAGTAAACCATTAGTTTTTGCAAGAGGCTTTGACTACAAAATTAAAAGAAGCATTGCATTTTCAGGATATTTAATTTCTGAAAAATTAGGCGATTATTTTGACGTAGAGGATATTGAAAGTAACAGTAAAAATAAATCAAGACACCTCGACATTTTCAATTACTACACATATAGAGCATCTTCAAGTCGTATAATGATTAAGTCTTTAATTGACAATTTTGATTATCTCGTTTCAAGCACCGATAAAGATTTGAATGTAATAATAGAAAATCTAAAATTAAAGAAAGATGCTGAGTATGTTTGGGGATTCTTTGCAAGATATTCTACAAGGTCATCACCTACATACAGCTATATAATGGATTTTATTTCTAATAATGCAGCTACAATTAGAAATAATTCTATAATTAGCTTTCTAAATAGAACAAACCCTAAAAGTCCAATTTTGAAAGAAATTTTATTGCGTTTTATTAATGATTCTGATAAACGAAATAGAATTCTTGCAGGTAGATTACTAGGAATAAACTTTAAAAATGACAATCAGGTTTATGAAGAAGTTAAGAAGGTTAGAGATTCTTGGGATTCAGGGCGAATAATAGCATTATGTAATGGGTGGTCAGATGAGCCTATACTTAAAAAAATGTTCGATGAATTAGTTGAAAGTCAAATATCTGTAGATGTAGATAATTATGTTGGTTTTAATCTCAAATTTCTATTCCGAGATGTTGATAATTTAATAGACTTCTTAAAGAATATTTCTGTTAATGCTGGTGATATTAAAGAGTATCATAAATTCTTTTTTATTCCAATGATTGAAAGACTAAGACGAGATAAAAACTTTGGACTAGCCATTAAAGAACTTTTGCTATCTAGTACCTCAATAAACGAGAGAATCTCTTATTATAATTTACTTTCCCAAGCAAATATGATTGATGAGGATATTACTTCTTGGAAGAACAAAATAACAGACTTTAAAAATGATTTTGGTTACGACATTGTATCAAATAAAACAGTTCGCCTAAAGGATATATTACACGATTACTACTATTAAAAATAGCATCAATAAAAATAGTATAAGGAAATGTTCCTAAAAGGCTATAAAAAAAGCTAAGTACAGAATACTTAGCTTTTTTGATGGGAATACAAATACTTGACTTAATAATAATATTGATTGTTTTGGCTACTATCAAAAATTCCTAGAGAGTTCTGTTCTATTCTTTTCTCTATTTTGGACTTTAATTTAGAGTATTTTCCCCATAGCTGAACTCTGACGATAGTTTCGTATTCTCCCTGCTCCTGCTCTTCATCATCATCGTCATAATCATCGTCCTCTAGTTCTTCATCGTACTCGTATTCAATCAACTCCTTACTGATTACAAATTTGTAATCACTATCATCTTCTAGTTCCTCTGGAGTAAATGTTTCCATTTTGATTTTTGCTTTTCGCAAATACATCAATACTTCTTTCAAGAAGTTAGAAAAACCAAATTGTTCTTCTTCTCCAGTAAATTTGGACACTTCAAACACAAGTTTATCTACAACCTCTTTTCCTTCAGTAAAAGCTCTAATTGCTGCTTTAAGGTCTTCAATACCGAAGTCTTTGCTATCTAAAAGCATCTGTAAATTAATATCAAAGATACCTTTGTATTTGTGTTCTTTAAATTTTAGCTCATTTTCTAAATCAATTCCAGCCTGTATAGCTGCGTTCTCCTTATCAATTTCTTCTTGAGAACGCTTTTTATAGGTTCTATTTCGTTCAGAAAATGTGTCTTTTGGTATACTGGACACACTTTCGGACGGTTTTTCGGACGTCCAATTTTCTTTTTTGGACACGCTATCTGACTGTCTGGACACGTTTTCGGACAACGAACTAAAGATATTATTATCTTGGTTTGATTTGATAATACTGTGTGCTTTGCTCTTAGAAATACCTAGCTTTGCAGCTATTTTTCTAGTAGATAAACCTTGCTCACTAAGGGATAATACTTGCTCTTTTTCATTCATAATAGAATTGTTTTTAAGTGGTAAAAAATAAGTGAAATACTCTAAACAAGTCTTATAAAAAGAATTTTATAAGGTGTTAATTTTACTTGCTATATGAGTAGGTAAAACCGAAGTTTTGAGTTGTGGAAAATGGGTTTTGTGGTGGTTGTTGCACCTGTGGCTCTTGACTAGGAAAGACTTTGGTAAACTCGTCTTTCACTCTCCAGTTATCTAAAATTCTAGCATACACTCTTTCAGTCTGATTAATATTTGTGTGTCCTAAAACACGGCTGACGACTTCAAGGCTAATTCCACTATTTAGCAAAAATGCGCCACACGAAATACGTCCTAAATGAGAGTGTAAGTGCTTATCAATTCTTGCTCGGTAGGCACAAATACGGATATATTCGTTGTATCTGTGATTTACAGAAGGATTTAATTTGAACTTTAATTTTTGAAGCAATTTTTCAGCTTTGGGAAGTAGTGGTATTTGTTGTAATACGTCTGTCTTTCCTCGTTTTTGTAAAATCCATTTCCAGTTATCAGTCTCCTTATAATGTTCATTCGCATCAAATCCTATCAATTCGTTAAAGGAAAGACTTGTATAACATTGTATAAGGAATAAATCTCTAGCTAATTCCAAATGAGTTTCTTTATTTGAAAATTTCAAATTTTCTAAGGATTCTATCTCATTTGGTGTCAAATAAACATATTCTTTTTTGTCTCTTTCTGCATAAAACAGCCTATAATTATTGAGGGGATTTGTTTTAATTTTTTCCATAGCAAAACCCAAATTAAAAGCTGCTTTTACTTTACTCAATGACTTTCTAATAAACTCTTCTTTACAATGCTCACGCATTTTGCTTGCTAGTTCTTCTAGGTGTTTTGGTCTGAATGTGTGAGCGTAAAATGGTGTACTGACTGAATTGCAATAAGGAGCTAACCAAACTCTACGAAATGATTTATAAGACTTTATAGTACCATCACTCCAATTCTCACTTGACTTCCTATCTGTTAGGTCATCATATAAACCTAATACTGTGATATGCTCTTGATTATTATTGTAAATATCTGCTATCTCTTGAATAGATACGATAGCATCTTTATAAGCATTAAAGAGGTCAGTAAGGTCTGCTCTGATGTTGTTCAAAGCATCATTTATAGGTTTAGCATTTTCTCCAGTAACATAGCTCTTTCTCCAAAACTTAGCATCTACACGTACACCAGTAGAATATTTTTTAGAGCGTTGTCCGTTATAGGAAAGATACCAATAAATTACGCTTAGTCTATTTGAGTTATTTAGGTCTCTTCTGAGATAAAAAACAACGTTCATAAAGCGATTTTTCTTAACTTTGCTGTACATACATAAATTAATTTGAGGTTTAAGAATTGAATTAATTGTGTGTTGGGTAGGAGGTCTGAACTCCTACCCTTTTTTTGTCTTATGATTTTTTGCCTTTTTTGAAGTTTTTGCCTGTGCGCTGTTTCCAGTTGGTAATACGACATTGCTCACTACAAAATTTCTGATTGTGAATTTTATACACGTATGCTGTTCCACAATGCTTACAAACTCTCGTTCCTTGCTCTACGACTGGTGTTGATGGTATTTGGTCTTGCTGTTTTTGTGGAGTATTGGTCTGAAAACCTATTGGATTCCGATAGTGCGCTGTGGGTTGTGCAACGCCTGTAACGGCATTCGTATTGACGGCAAACGTCTTTACAGCATCAATAGCACTCGTTACTACGTCTGATGTTTTCTGCAATACCAGTTCTTTTTCTAGTAAACAGTTACTCAAATAGTAGTAGTAGAACCAGTATGCCAGTACGTTCATTGCTTCAAAAATGGCAAACAAAATAGCTGCTACGATGGCTGTTTTTGTTCCTTCATCTGTCGTTTTTTCTGCTGTTCCTTCATACTTTTCAGAAGTTTTTGACAATGATTTTTCCTTTTCGAAAAGTATTTTTTCTAGGGACTGATTTGCCTTTTCTAAATCTTGTCTAGCTGTATTGGCTCTCCAACCAGTCTTGTATTTTTCTAGTGTTGCTGATGAGCTTTCCAATGATTTTTGAACGATAGCTATACGTGTGTTGAAGGCATTTTTTAGGCTATCTGTTTCACTTTGTAGGGCATCACTATTTTGAGTAATTTTGTCAGTTGTAGCTGCATAAAAAACGGCTTCCTTTGCACTATATACACTCACAACAAAGGAAAATAGAGTAGTTGCAAGGAAAACAGAAAGGAACAGTTTATTAACACTATCTTTTCTTGCAATAGTTGAAAAAACGGAATGACTTGTATTTGATTTAGCTAGTTCTATCAGAACCAGTAAAATCGTTCCTATGATACCAATGGCTGCTCGTTGAAACCAGCTTTCAATAGGATAGACAAACAAGGCTAGTCCACAGAAAGCTATCAGACACGATAGAAAATGGTAGAGATTGGAGAACCACTTACTAGCCAAATACAACGGTTTTGCCTGTTGTGCATACGGCTTAGGTTCTAACTTTTCGGTTGCAAAATCGTAAATAGCAGTATTACGTATTTTAGACACGGTTTTTGATGTTCCTTTACGAATGATTTTAAAGAAATTCATAGTTAATTAATTTGAGGTTTAAGAATTGATTTAATTATGAAGTTTGGTAGGAGGCTCTAACTCCTACCATTTTTTTTGTCTATATTTTTAGTGAGAAATTCATTGATTTTGAACTACTTTTCTAGCATTTCTAATGGTTCGTTCTATATAGTTATCCCTACGTTGTTGGGCTTTTTCGCTTGTTCTTAGTAGTTCGTTTCTGATGTACTCATCTGATTTTTTTTGACGGATTAGCATACAGCAAGTATTGAAGTCTTCCCTACTTCTATCATATCCTTGTTTATTTGTTTTTTTTAGCACACAACCCCTAGAGGTAGAATGAGTAGTGTTTAAGTCATATTCTTTGGCAAAGCCTAGAGAAATACTAGAAAATCTCTTTTTGAATTTGTGTAGAAATACAGTAGGAAATACACCATTTGTTTTATGCTTTTCTTTTTGATTTGTGAAGGACGGTAAACGTCCCAAATGGTCGGGTTCTGCGCTTCCTTTATCTGCGTCATGGTCTTTTGCTAGTTTCCTGCAAATTTGTAAAGCCTGTTCTCTACTTTGTGGAGTAAATGATGTTTGTAGCCAAACTTGGAAATTACTTTTACTTGTTTCTACTAAAGCACAAGGTTGCAACTTTGCAAGCTCTGACAGACTTTCTCGGCTCACATCATCAAGTAAAACAACACTATATGTTTTAGGTCTTATGTAGATATTATAACCTTGAACATTCTTTGCTGCATAGAACTTCAAACTTTTGTTTATCTGTTCTCTATTGTGTACGAATCTTAATTGAGGTTGTGATTTATCAAAATGTATTAATGCTATTACGAATAATTCGCATTCAAAAGCATTGAGGAAGTTATTTATTACTGTATAGTTCATTCTACCTTTTGGGGTTGTGTGCTTAAAAAATATAAGAGTTGTCTTTTAGTGTACTTTTTTATTTCAAAAGCCTTTATTTATGACTTGATTACACTAAGGATTACCTATATGTTAAAATACTTGAAAAAACACTAAAAAATCATTAAAAATAAGCAGTTAAGTTACTGTAAATCAATTAGTTAAAAACGAAAATTTAAAAAAAGTGTGCTGGGGAGTTAAAAAAAAACGTTCCATTGTTCCAAAACACCTATTTTTAGAGGTTAAAACATTGAAAATCAATAATTTACACTTGGAACAAAACTTGGAACAAACTTGGAACAAAATTGCCTTTTTTAAAAACGTTCCAAAATCCTTTCATTTGACTTTTTAGCACTTTCAGTTTTGTTCCACATTTGTTCCATACTTTGTTCCATAAATTTTTTATAAAAAAGTAGCTTATAAGTAGTTTAAAGATAGATTTTTGAAAATCTTGGAACGTTTGGAACGTTTGGAACGTTTTTTTTGCGACGAAGTGTGTTTTTGCATTTTTTAACTTGTAATAAATAACGAAAAAAGTAACCATAATTAAAATAAGTCTTTAGTGAAATTTTTAGTATTAAGTTCAGTAGAATCAATGAAAGGATTATCAGAATTACTATTAACTATCTTGCTTTCAGAAACTTCGCTTTTCAAAGTTTTTATGTTTTTATCTTCTAATCCTAGCACTTCTCTAGTAAATTTGTAGCATCTACCTTTCTTTTTTAGAGGTTCGCCTTCGGTTGTTTCGTTGTAGAAGTCATACCACTTCGGCTCACTAGCCACTAAGTCGTACTCGTTTTTTAATTCTTTCTTTAGATAGGCTTTTTCTACTTTTAAACCTTCCTCTTTCATTATTTCGGTTAGCTCCTTCATAGGATATTCTACATACTCCAAATTATGAAGCTCCAAAATTTCCTCAATGTAGTTTCTTAGTGCCTTATGAACTTTAGGTATGTTTGCATCCATCACACGCTGGAGAGCTTCTGTGTAGATTTGTTTTTCAGTAAACCACATACGAGTTTTGCGAGGACTTTTTATACCTCTATCTTTTAGGAAATAGAGAAAAGCAGGAATTTCACTTGTTAGAGTAGCTAACATATCTACATTTTCTATTACACCTCTGCTTATAAAAGTTGGAATTTTACGAACCCAAAAACGGATTTCTTTTGCATCAATAGGCATAAAAGTTTCCTCAAAATTGGAACAGAGTATGAATTTGCCAAAAAACTTGCCTTCTGTTTTGTCTTTTCCTTTGGCTTCTGTCTTGTGGCTCTTAGCAGTAGAAAGGCTTTTGATGCGTTCATAGACTGCCTTTTTCTCTATAAGTGTTTCCTCTACTGCAATGACTAATTTTGATGTCCAATCACTATTAAAACGTCCTTCAAAATCATTATTATCATTTACAGTAGCATTTGAACCAAACAACTCGTTGAGCCAAAAAATAAAGGTACTTTTGCCAGTTTTTCGTTCATTGCTCACAAGTGAGAGAATCGGTAATATTTGCATAGGTTCTAAATATAGAATTGCCAAATAGTCCAAGCCTAGCTCATATTGTTCTCCAAAAATATGTTTGACGAAATCTAATGTAACTGGGCAAGCTCCTTCTTGTGGTTCAAATTTCAGTTTGTGGTATTGGTTGTAAAAACCGTTGATACTCTGTTGGTAATTGGTATGAGAAGGAAAGGTAATAAAGCCTGTATATTTCGGAATATCATAGAGATACTTCTTGTTGTAATCGTCTATGATGGTTTGTTTTTCCCAATAGAGTAATACACTCTCATAGATATATTTTCCTTTTTCAACTGGATGCTTTCCTGTTGGCATTTCTGCCATACGATAGTATTTTGTACCTACCCTCAAATACATTTGTTTTTCCTGTTTTTTAGGTATTTTAGGTACTTTTTGGACGTTTTGGACAGTTTTTTTACTGTTGTCCGTTAATGCTTTTTGTTTGTCCGTTTGGACAGTCTTTTCTGTTGTTTTGCTCTGTTTAACAGACTGCTTTGAGGTTTGTTTTTGTGCCGATTTTTGCATATATTTACTCTGTTGTATTTTACATATTTGTTCTGTGTGGAATATGATTTTGTCAGATTTATTATTGCTTTTGCGTTGGGTAGCATATAATTATAAGTTTGGCTGGGTTTTGAAAACCGTATGATTGAGTAAGTCATACGGTTTTTTTGTGTCCACATTAAGCTGCTGATGGAGCTATGCTTGTGTCTGTGATGGCTCTTGGTTTAGGAGTTTCAATTCCTGTATCAAGAATAAATAAGGCTTTAGCTTCTTCTACAAAGAAATTTTGCTTTGCATCTAGCCATAAACACATATTTCTGTAATACTCCTTTTCTTTGCCTGTACACACTAAAAAAGCTCCGTAGGCTTGTGCTAGAGTTTCTTTTAGTTCTTGGAAAACTTGCAGATTTTTAAGGGCATTTTTCATAGTAAATTGATTTATACAGTTGATAAAAACACCTTTCAATCAGTTATTAAAGCTAGTGAGCCTAACAAGAAAAACCATAAAGTAAAGTCCACTCTTGCAAAATCTGACCAGTCAAAAGGATTTAATTGTGTGGTCTGTATGGCATAAATCACATACAGAAAGAAGAAGAGAATCAATAGTCTTCTAATTTTTTTCATTTGGAGGTAAGGTTTAAAAGCTGCCTATGGTCTGAACACAGACAGCTTAGGTACATAATTAATTTGAGGTTAATTTGAGGTTTACTGATTTGTTTCGTCAGCGAGATGCTACTAGGATTTAGAAAGCCCTAAACGTTCTATATAATTGGCTTCTTCTTCTGACAATTCTTTATTTTTTGGTAGCAATTTTTTAGTAAAATCGTGTAGTTCCCAAATATGTACGTTGAAGTAATCTGCTAATCGCTTCATTTCTAAAATGGTAAGATTTTTTTCGTTGCGTACTAATTGCCAAAAACGTCTTTTTCCTATTCCTATAAATCTGTAAAAATCGTGAGAACATTTAAAAGGTCTCTGTACTTGCCTTTCGTGTTCTGATATAATCTTTTCTAAGTTATTTTTGAGTGTATCCATATTATAAATATCTGATTTATGGTTCAAATATATTCATTTTTTGGTTAAAAACAAATTTATCTCAATAAAAATTCACTTTTTAAGCATAAAAAATTCACTTTATGGTTTTTTTAACCGTATTGCATACCTTATTTTTGTTATAAAAAACGGATAATGAAGTTACCAGTAGAATACTCAGACAAAGAGCCTCAT of the Bernardetia sp. genome contains:
- a CDS encoding NACHT domain-containing protein, which gives rise to MNPHDNQNKRMNLSYLHTPNQTIIDPPIETTVQELPLEKLAWEDFEKLCLAVVQIDFSINDCEIYGTKGQAQEGIDIFARQANGKYSAYQCKRYQKFDLSNINNAVQYFKKKSFYSKSESLYLCTSCEWNKTQVQDRFEELKTELEKENLTLIKWDKIQLSRLLKTKPQIVFDFFGLEWVKKFNGELALQKLSKSKKFDAGEIAKFRKELYEFYSTIFNIQDPGIPIKELNSPYNLQDRFIVPDILTNIKEEGFESYKENPLLTTNHEQYYHYDYFQSENEVRRRHWDIHNDVEDSSIDVRVKIDDVLANNNRNIVIGDPGAGKSTLLRYISLDILSSNPELENISQKYGQALPVWLPFAFITKHLSQNDSLGILEILNLWFKSFGKNHLFNITKEALEDERLFLVIDGIDEWSSISSAHQAIMRIETIRELYNCKILYSSRPYGFRMLKENFTNLNILNLAGFSKIQQRDFIEKWYTKWTSLQDDTQDKDYSRTLTDNFVKELEQAGDLKKLAETPLLLSILIVQKMQDSVLPKNKLEALKEITQYLIKKHPTKRLTGAGIVQEKTNDIDFKDIFCELAIFIQRESNDGVILKSEAQKTIEKYLIEYAGYDKAKSKVRSEELIEVGANNFGIIIEKSNDEISFGHKQFQEFLAAQYLYDSDEDDVKGFITQHAANPTFHQVIVNLFGLMQVKQRKKYTTYFEALKRAVCENYQKDYLKLISYEVVIDLDNAPNEIVNSSFSSIISDFEYETDPLYKEALLRRLLNALQNGKLKEKAQKFLLQYFPNQNKYADTRIYALRKVERLSDLQLDFLKKGFINGKMQLRYDASYTFQRHIKDNRVFSFLKDIILNCSNPDILAFAINGIISDDIEEQERDKLLNSIDIKVSIVQLYLYKHKIFSKKHSQEDLQSILQVINQIPYQLGKEAIKLLIDGFNDNNFLKEVLLDSVRRNSSYRENQISIDRGIAWNVLFHSFNKDLDVINTLKSEFENYEYSFSFDEYEMFQHLDYYFNDNEILIPVVEKWLNKDFPKYNYISPEAAFASIFVHTENIKKRLLQKLPKIRTAPHWNVKALLDGWKGDKKIIEKLKKYFRTIDKNTASYSAHLIYRVFDSSEKEEAIKLLEEILFDKQVIHRERAIDSLIRIDKRYFETNILEKLIDEFDSLSKDIWNQYYYALDVVIEHFHSNETVRRYILERIENDNSLYVISLQYFPELISNEDKLLKQSIPLSVEFRLLIIESFTDLSILPKEVERVLSEFGAEKEEEVMADMAVCLFNHIKKSNVNKIIDLSKPLVFARGFDYKIKRSIAFSGYLISEKLGDYFDVEDIESNSKNKSRHLDIFNYYTYRASSSRIMIKSLIDNFDYLVSSTDKDLNVIIENLKLKKDAEYVWGFFARYSTRSSPTYSYIMDFISNNAATIRNNSIISFLNRTNPKSPILKEILLRFINDSDKRNRILAGRLLGINFKNDNQVYEEVKKVRDSWDSGRIIALCNGWSDEPILKKMFDELVESQISVDVDNYVGFNLKFLFRDVDNLIDFLKNISVNAGDIKEYHKFFFIPMIERLRRDKNFGLAIKELLLSSTSINERISYYNLLSQANMIDEDITSWKNKITDFKNDFGYDIVSNKTVRLKDILHDYYY
- a CDS encoding helix-turn-helix domain-containing protein — encoded protein: MNEKEQVLSLSEQGLSTRKIAAKLGISKSKAHSIIKSNQDNNIFSSLSENVSRQSDSVSKKENWTSEKPSESVSSIPKDTFSERNRTYKKRSQEEIDKENAAIQAGIDLENELKFKEHKYKGIFDINLQMLLDSKDFGIEDLKAAIRAFTEGKEVVDKLVFEVSKFTGEEEQFGFSNFLKEVLMYLRKAKIKMETFTPEELEDDSDYKFVISKELIEYEYDEELEDDDYDDDDEEQEQGEYETIVRVQLWGKYSKLKSKIEKRIEQNSLGIFDSSQNNQYYY
- a CDS encoding site-specific integrase, producing the protein MYSKVKKNRFMNVVFYLRRDLNNSNRLSVIYWYLSYNGQRSKKYSTGVRVDAKFWRKSYVTGENAKPINDALNNIRADLTDLFNAYKDAIVSIQEIADIYNNNQEHITVLGLYDDLTDRKSSENWSDGTIKSYKSFRRVWLAPYCNSVSTPFYAHTFRPKHLEELASKMREHCKEEFIRKSLSKVKAAFNLGFAMEKIKTNPLNNYRLFYAERDKKEYVYLTPNEIESLENLKFSNKETHLELARDLFLIQCYTSLSFNELIGFDANEHYKETDNWKWILQKRGKTDVLQQIPLLPKAEKLLQKLKFKLNPSVNHRYNEYIRICAYRARIDKHLHSHLGRISCGAFLLNSGISLEVVSRVLGHTNINQTERVYARILDNWRVKDEFTKVFPSQEPQVQQPPQNPFSTTQNFGFTYSYSK
- a CDS encoding DNA-primase RepB domain-containing protein — its product is MNYTVINNFLNAFECELFVIALIHFDKSQPQLRFVHNREQINKSLKFYAAKNVQGYNIYIRPKTYSVVLLDDVSRESLSELAKLQPCALVETSKSNFQVWLQTSFTPQSREQALQICRKLAKDHDADKGSAEPDHLGRLPSFTNQKEKHKTNGVFPTVFLHKFKKRFSSISLGFAKEYDLNTTHSTSRGCVLKKTNKQGYDRSREDFNTCCMLIRQKKSDEYIRNELLRTSEKAQQRRDNYIERTIRNARKVVQNQ
- a CDS encoding primase-helicase family protein encodes the protein MQKSAQKQTSKQSVKQSKTTEKTVQTDKQKALTDNSKKTVQNVQKVPKIPKKQEKQMYLRVGTKYYRMAEMPTGKHPVEKGKYIYESVLLYWEKQTIIDDYNKKYLYDIPKYTGFITFPSHTNYQQSINGFYNQYHKLKFEPQEGACPVTLDFVKHIFGEQYELGLDYLAILYLEPMQILPILSLVSNERKTGKSTFIFWLNELFGSNATVNDNNDFEGRFNSDWTSKLVIAVEETLIEKKAVYERIKSLSTAKSHKTEAKGKDKTEGKFFGKFILCSNFEETFMPIDAKEIRFWVRKIPTFISRGVIENVDMLATLTSEIPAFLYFLKDRGIKSPRKTRMWFTEKQIYTEALQRVMDANIPKVHKALRNYIEEILELHNLEYVEYPMKELTEIMKEEGLKVEKAYLKKELKNEYDLVASEPKWYDFYNETTEGEPLKKKGRCYKFTREVLGLEDKNIKTLKSEVSESKIVNSNSDNPFIDSTELNTKNFTKDLF